The Microterricola viridarii genome segment GCCCCGGCCGATCCCGTCGGTCAGGAGCAGCGGATGCCGCGCCCAGCCGACCGCGGCCGGGTTCAGCTTGCCGTTCGGCAGGCAGAGCGGGGTGGGCACCGTGATTTCGCGCTCGGTGGTGGTCTGGGTGCGCGTCATGGTGAACTCCGTTGTTCGTGGTGGCGGGCGAGGAATCTAGCCGAGCAGCTTCTTCGCGAGCTGGTCGGCCGAGTACACGGTGGCGTAGGCGTCGGCGGCCTCGGCGGGGGAGCCGTAGCCCCATTCGACGAGGATCGTCGGCAGGCCGTTGGCCGCCGCTCCGATGGTGTCGTAGCTGCGGTCGCCGACCATCACCGCGCGGGAGACGTCGTGCCCCTGCTCGCGCAGCCGGCGCAGGGCCTCTGCAACGATGTCGGCCTTGGCGCTGCGGCTCTCATCCTCGGTGGCACCGCAGATCACGTCGAAGTTCTCGGCCAGGCCGAAGGCCTCGAGGATGCGCGTCGCGACGGTCTCCGGCTTGCTCGTGGCCAGGGCCAGCGGAACGCCGGCCGTCTTGATGCGCTCGATCAGCCCGGCGACGCCGGGGAAGACGGCGGTGTCGAGAGCGGAGCCGTTGTAGTCGGCGCGGTAGACGCGGATGGCCTCCCACGCCTCGTCCTCGCTCATGCCCGCGCGGGTGCGGAAGGAGTCCAGCAGCGGCGGGCCGACGTAGGCGAGCAGCTCGGCGGCATCCGGAACGGGCCGGCCGAGGGCCTCGAAGGTGCGGGCCAGGGAGGCGGTGATGCCGGGGGCGGAATCGGTGATGGTTCCGTCGAGGTCGAACAGGATGGCGGACCAGACGGTCGTCGCCGTGGGGGGTGTAGTCAAAATGGGGGTGCTCACCGGGCCATCCTACGGTTTGGCCGCTGGGAGTCGCCTCTTTGACGCCCCGAGGATGCGCCGTTGGGAGTCGCCTCTTTGACGCCCCGAGGCTGCGGCGTTGGGCGCCGCTTCGTTGACGCCCCGAGGATGCGCCGTTGGGCGCCGCCCCGAGCGCTGCCTAGAAGAGGCGGTGGTGGCCGTCGTCCATGCCGCGCATGGCGTCGTAGTCGAGCACGAGGCAACGGATGCCGCGGTCCTCGGCCAGCGTGCGCGCCTGCGGCTTGATCTCCTGCGCGGCGAAGACGCCCTGCACCGGTGCGAGGTGGGGGTCGCGGTTCATCAGCTCGAGGTACCGGGTCAGCTGCTCGACACCGTCGATATCGCCGCGGCGCTTGAGCTCGACCGCGACAGCGCCTCCGGCGGCATCCCGAGCCAGGATGTCGACGGGCCCGATCGCCGTCATGTACTCGCGGCGCACCAGCGTGTGGCCGTAGCCGAGCAGCTCGATCTGCTCGGCGAGCAGCTTCTGCAGGTGGGCTTCGACGCCGTCCTTCTGCAGGCCGGGGTCGATGCCGAGCGGGTGGTCGCTGTCGTGCTCGACCTCGTAGATGCTGACCACGAGCTTGTCGGCGGTCTTGGTGTGGGTGACCGTCCAGAGCTCGGTGATGCCGGCCTCGGCCTGTTCGGCGCTCGGCTCGCTCGCGGCGAGGGTGCACGGCGGGCTCATCCAGTTGAGCGGCTTGTAGCTGCCACCGTCGGAGTGCACGAGCAGGCTGCCGTCGGCCTTGACCATCAGCAGGCGCTTCGCGAGCGGCAGGTGGGCGGCGAGACGACCGGCATAGTCGACGGAACAGGTAGCAATGACAAGGCGCACCGTCCGAGTTTAGACGGCGCGATGCGCAGCATCGCGAAAGGCGGCAGCCCGCACTCAGGAATCCTGCGATTCAGTGAACGAAGCTCGAACGCTGCTGCGGCGGCGCTTACGCGGTTGGTGCGGGAGTGCGCTTGCTCGCCTCGCGTGCGGCCGGCGCGCAGAGCCCGGCGAGCAGCAGCAGCACGAGCACCACGATGAGGGCGTTCAGGATGCCGAAGTGCTGGCCCAGGAAGCCGAGCAGCGGCGGGCCGGCCAGGAAGGCGCCGTAGCCGATGATCGCCACCGCGCTGACCCGGGCCGCGGCGTGCTTCGGATCATCGGCGGCGGCCGACATGCCCACCGGGAAGCCGAGAGCGCTGCCGAGGCCCCAGAGGATGGTGCCGACGATGATGACCGGCATCCCGCCGCCACCGAAGATGAACAGCGCGAGGCCGGCGATGCCGAGTGCGGCGCAGGTGCGCAGAACGGGCACGCGGCTGAAACGGTCGAGGATTGGTCCGCCGGCGACGCGTCCAACCGTCATCGCCGTCACGAAGACGCCGAAGATGATCGCGCCGGTGGTGTTGTCGTAGCCGTGGCCGTCGACGACGGCGAGGGCGATCCAGTCGTTTGCCGAGCCCTCCGCGAAGGAGGTGCCGAGCACGATCACCCCGATCAGCAACAGTCGGTTGTCGGCGAAGACGGCCAGGTTCTCGCGCAGTCGGGCGGACCAGGGCAGGCGCGAGGCTTCCGTGTGCGGGTCGTCACCGACAGATTCCCGGATCGGAATATATCGAACGGCAATGAAGATGGCGATGACGATCAGGGTCGCCATGATCGCCAGGTGGGTGGCGACCGGCACGTGCAGCGCGGAGGCGGCGGCGCCGAGCGCGGCGCCGGTCATGGTGCCGAAGCTGAAGAACGCGTGCATCAGCGGCATCAGCGTCTTGCCGATCTCACGCTCGGCGGCCGCACCCTCGACGTTCATCATCACGTCGACGGCACCGTTGCCGAAGCCGAACAGCGCCATGCCGACCACGATCACGGGCAGCAGGGCGAACACGCTGCTGCCGAGTCCGACCGTCACGAGCCCGGTGGCGACGAGGCAGAGGGCGAAGATCATGCCAAGGCGCGCACCGAAGCGGGCCAGGACGGCGGCCGACAGGCTGAGGCCGACGACCGAGCCGATCGACATGCCGAGGATCACCAGGCCGACGGTCTCCAGCGAGATCTGCAGGTCGTCGCGCACCGCCGGGATGCGCGCCACCCAGCTGGCCACGCTCAGGCCGCTCAGGAAGAACACGGCGAACACCGCGTTCCGCCAGGCCAGCAGGCCGGGGCGCTGGGGCGTGACGGTTGCAGCGGTTGCGGGCGGGGAGGTCGGCTCTGACATGGCGTTCCGATGTTCGGCTGGCGGGGACATTCACAGGGGACAGGCTCAGTGTATCGAATCGATTCGATTTGTTCGATCTAGACTACCCACATGACGGATGCCGCAGCAGCCCACGCTCGCCCGACGCTCGCCGACGTGGCGGCCCGCGCCGGCGTCTCTGCCTCGACGGCCTCACTCGCGTTCAGTGGCTCCGGCCCGGTCTCCGAGGCCACCCGCGAGCGCGTGCTGGCGGCGGCCCGCGCCCTCGACTACGCCGGCCCGGACCCGCGCGCGCAATCGCTGCGCCGCGGGCGCTCCGGCATCGTCGGCGTCGTGCTCGAGGAGCGCGTGCGCGCGGCCTTCCTCGACCCGGTCAAGATCCAGATGCTCGACGGTATCTCCGAGGGCATCCTGCCGCTCGGCGCCGGCCTGCTGCTGCTCACCGACACCGGCGACGACGCCGTGAGCGTCGCCAACGCGCCCGTCGACGCGGTCGCGCTGATCGGCTGCAGCCCGCGGCTCGCGCACACCGTCGCGCAGCTGCGGCAGCGCGGCATCCCGATGGTCGCCATCGAGGGGCACGCCGGCGACGACATCATCGAGATCTCCATCGACAACGAGGAGGCCACGCGCCGCGGCGCCGAGCACCTGCACGAGCTGGGGCACCGCCGGGTCGCCCTCGTGACGCTGCCGCTGGATCCCGAGCGCACCCGCGGGCCGCTGACTCCTGAGCGCGAGGCGGCGAGCACCTCGGCGACGACGAGCGAGCGCATCGCCGGCGCGCGCGCCGTGTTCCCCGGCATCTCAGGGGTCACCGCCGGCGCGAGCGACGTCGAGGAGGGCCGGCTGGCCGGCTTGGAGCTGCTGCGCGTGGCGGAGGGCCGGCCGACCGCGGTGATCGCACAGAGCGACCTGCTGGCCGCCGGCGTGATCCGGGCGGCAGAGGAGCTCGGGCTCGCGGTTCCCGGCGACGTCAGCGTGCTCGGCTTCGACGGCGTCAAGGTCGACGGCCTGGCGCCCTACGACCTGACAACCCTGGTGCAGCCGTCGGCGGCGAAGGGGCGCGCGGCCGGGGAGGCTCTCGTGCTGATGCTGGCGGGCGAGCACCCGGAGGGCACCTGCTTCAGCAGCGTGTTCCACCGCGGCAACACCACGTCCGCCCCCGCCTGATTCCGTTGAGAGCGGTCAAATGGCCGCTTTTCGACGCCGAAACCGGCCATTTGACCGCTCTCAACGGAATGTTGGGGTGACGGGAGGCGACGGGGCGACGGGGCAGCGGGCGGCTAGGGGGTGGGGTCGAGGATGCGGCGCGGTCCCGGGCCGTCGGCGCCCAGCGCGTCGCGGGAGTTCACGACGGCGCAGCGCGTCTGCGACAGGCAGCCGCAGCCGATGCAGCCGGTGAGCTCCTCCTGCATGCGGGCCAGGATGGCCTGCTGGCGCGCGAGGTGCTCCGACCAGGTCGCGGAGATGCGCTTCCAGTCCGCCCGGGTCGGCGGGTGGTCCTCCGGCAGGCTCGCCAGGATCTCGGCGACCTCGCTGAGGGTGACTCCGTAGCGCACCGAAACCTGGATGAAGGCGATCCGCCGCAGCACGTGCCGCGGGAACAGGCGGGTGTTGCCGGCCGAGCGCACGGCGGGGAGCAGCCCGAGGGACTCGTAGTAGCGCACCGTTGACACCGGCACCCCCGCACGTCGCGCGATCTGCCCGATGGGCAGGACGTCGACTGCCTTGGGGTCCTGCGTCACGAATTCTTTCGTCATATGGCGACCTCGCTTGATCTCAAGTCAACTTGAGATGTTAGCGTTACAAATGCGTGGGGCACAATCGTGCCGTGCCGCGCACGAACAGGAGAACAATGTCGCAGGATGCCGCCGCAGCAACGATCGATCAGTTCAAGGCGGCCTTCCGACGGCACCCGGCCGGAGTCGCCGTGATCACCGCGGAGAGCGCGGAGGGGCCAGTTGGCCTGACCGCCTCGAGCGTGGCATCCGTTTCGGCCGAACCGCCGGTCCTCGTGTTCTCTGTCACCACCTCGGCCGGATCGGCCGGCAGTATCCTGGCCGCTTCCACCTGCGTCGTGCACCTGCTGCACTCGGAGAACGTCGACATCGCCCGTTCCTTCGCCAAGAGCGGCGCCCCGCGTTTCGTGCCGGAGCAGGGCTGGATCACCCGGGGCACCGGCGAGCCGTTGCTGCCCGACGCCGCCGTGATGCTGCACTGCAAGATCGTCGACAAGGTCGCGGTCGGCGCATCGACGCTGGTCATCGCAGAGGTCCTCGAGATCGACGAGGGCGTCGAGGGCAGCCCGCTGGTCTACCACGACCGCAACTTCCACGGCCTGCAGCACCACAGCATCCTGCACTGAGCCAACTCCCCGAGTTCACGACACCGGGCGGCACACGCGCGCCCGATTGAAAGGAAACGATGTCTCTCTACACACTCCCCGAACTGGGCTACGACTACGCGGCGCTCGAGCCGGCGATCAGCGGCCGAATCATGGAGCTGCACCACAGCAAGCACCACCAGGCCTATGTGACCGGAGCGAACACGGCGCTCGCGCAGCTGGCCGAGGCCCGCGAGACCGGCAGCCTGGCGAACGTGAACAAGCTGCAGAAGGACCTCGCGTTCAACCTCGGTGGTCACGTGAACCACTCGATCTTCTGGACCAACATGTCGGCGGATGGCGGCGACAAGCCTGTCGGCGAGCTGGCAGCGGCCATCGACGACACGTTCGGCTCCTTCGAGAAGTTCCAGGCGCACTTCACGGCCACCGCGCTGGGCGTGCAGGGCTCCGGCTGGGCGATCCTCGCCTGGGACACCCTCGGCCAGCAGCCCATCATCGTGCAGCTCTACGACCAGCAGGGCAACCTGCCCGCCGGCATCGTTCCGCTGCTGATGCTCGATGTCTGGGAGCACGCCTACTACCTCGATTACCAGAACGTGCGGGCGAGCTACGTGAGCGCCTTCTGGAACATCGTCGACTGGCAGAACGTCGCGGCCCGCTTTGAGCGCGCGCGCAGCACGACCAGCGGGCTCATCAGCCTATAGCCGACATTCGGGTGGTCGTCGGCAGCCGGGCATCCGCCCGGGCGCTCAGCGCGTCGTGCCGACGACCATCCAGCGCGGTCCTGCCGCGCGCAGGCCGAGCGTCACGGCGCGGGCGCCGAGGTAACCGAACACGAAGGCCGCCATCAGCCAGGCCAGGCCGGCGGCATCCGGGATCGCCAGCCCCTGCACGAGCAGGGCGAGCGGCACGAAGACCGCGAAGTTCAGGATGCCGGTGAGCGCCAGGTAGCGCGCGTCGCCCGCGCCGATCAGCACGCCGTCCAGCACGAACACGAGCCCGCCGAGCGGTACGGAGAGCCCGAGCACGATCAGGGCTGGCTGCAGCAGCGCCGCGACATCCGGATCGCTCGTGAACGCCAGGCCGAGCACGCCGCTCGTTGCCACCACGATCAGGCCGAGCACGGCGCCGCCGCCGATGCCCCACTGCAGGCAGCGCGCGAGAACGGCGCGCACGCCGTCTGTGTCGCCGGAGCCGAGCCCCTTGCCGACGAGGGCCTGGGCGGCGATGGCGAGGGCGTCCAGGGCGAAGGCGAGCGTGGCGAACAGTGTCATCGCGATCTGGAAGGCGGCGAGTTCGTTGGAGCCCAGTCCGGTCGCCACGAACACGGCCAGCAGCATCGCCGCGCGCAGGCTCACCGTGCGCAGGAACAGCCAGCCGCCGGACGCCGCGCCGCCGAGCACCCCGGCGTGGTGCGGCAGCAGGCCGGCGCCCACCCGGCGGGCGTGGCCGGTGACCACCACGAGGTAGACCAGCGCCATGCCCCACTGCGCCACGACGGTGCCGATCGCCGAGCCGGCGATGCCGAGGCCGAGGCCGTAGATGAAGAGGAAGTTGAGCGCGATATTGGCCGCGAACCCGACGCCGGCCACATAGAGCGGGGTGCGGGTGTCTTGCAGTCCGCGGAGCAGGCCCGTCGCCGCGAAGATCAGCAGCATGGCCGGCAGGCCGAACATCGAGATGCCGAGGTAGATGACGGCCTGCTCCGTCACGGCCGGCTCCGCCCCGAACAGCCCGGCCAGCCAGGGGGCGGCGA includes the following:
- a CDS encoding HAD hydrolase-like protein, with translation MSTPILTTPPTATTVWSAILFDLDGTITDSAPGITASLARTFEALGRPVPDAAELLAYVGPPLLDSFRTRAGMSEDEAWEAIRVYRADYNGSALDTAVFPGVAGLIERIKTAGVPLALATSKPETVATRILEAFGLAENFDVICGATEDESRSAKADIVAEALRRLREQGHDVSRAVMVGDRSYDTIGAAANGLPTILVEWGYGSPAEAADAYATVYSADQLAKKLLG
- the nucS gene encoding endonuclease NucS; this encodes MRLVIATCSVDYAGRLAAHLPLAKRLLMVKADGSLLVHSDGGSYKPLNWMSPPCTLAASEPSAEQAEAGITELWTVTHTKTADKLVVSIYEVEHDSDHPLGIDPGLQKDGVEAHLQKLLAEQIELLGYGHTLVRREYMTAIGPVDILARDAAGGAVAVELKRRGDIDGVEQLTRYLELMNRDPHLAPVQGVFAAQEIKPQARTLAEDRGIRCLVLDYDAMRGMDDGHHRLF
- a CDS encoding MFS transporter; translation: MSEPTSPPATAATVTPQRPGLLAWRNAVFAVFFLSGLSVASWVARIPAVRDDLQISLETVGLVILGMSIGSVVGLSLSAAVLARFGARLGMIFALCLVATGLVTVGLGSSVFALLPVIVVGMALFGFGNGAVDVMMNVEGAAAEREIGKTLMPLMHAFFSFGTMTGAALGAAASALHVPVATHLAIMATLIVIAIFIAVRYIPIRESVGDDPHTEASRLPWSARLRENLAVFADNRLLLIGVIVLGTSFAEGSANDWIALAVVDGHGYDNTTGAIIFGVFVTAMTVGRVAGGPILDRFSRVPVLRTCAALGIAGLALFIFGGGGMPVIIVGTILWGLGSALGFPVGMSAAADDPKHAAARVSAVAIIGYGAFLAGPPLLGFLGQHFGILNALIVVLVLLLLAGLCAPAAREASKRTPAPTA
- a CDS encoding LacI family DNA-binding transcriptional regulator — encoded protein: MTDAAAAHARPTLADVAARAGVSASTASLAFSGSGPVSEATRERVLAAARALDYAGPDPRAQSLRRGRSGIVGVVLEERVRAAFLDPVKIQMLDGISEGILPLGAGLLLLTDTGDDAVSVANAPVDAVALIGCSPRLAHTVAQLRQRGIPMVAIEGHAGDDIIEISIDNEEATRRGAEHLHELGHRRVALVTLPLDPERTRGPLTPEREAASTSATTSERIAGARAVFPGISGVTAGASDVEEGRLAGLELLRVAEGRPTAVIAQSDLLAAGVIRAAEELGLAVPGDVSVLGFDGVKVDGLAPYDLTTLVQPSAAKGRAAGEALVLMLAGEHPEGTCFSSVFHRGNTTSAPA
- the soxR gene encoding redox-sensitive transcriptional activator SoxR; translated protein: MTKEFVTQDPKAVDVLPIGQIARRAGVPVSTVRYYESLGLLPAVRSAGNTRLFPRHVLRRIAFIQVSVRYGVTLSEVAEILASLPEDHPPTRADWKRISATWSEHLARQQAILARMQEELTGCIGCGCLSQTRCAVVNSRDALGADGPGPRRILDPTP
- a CDS encoding flavin reductase family protein, producing MPRTNRRTMSQDAAAATIDQFKAAFRRHPAGVAVITAESAEGPVGLTASSVASVSAEPPVLVFSVTTSAGSAGSILAASTCVVHLLHSENVDIARSFAKSGAPRFVPEQGWITRGTGEPLLPDAAVMLHCKIVDKVAVGASTLVIAEVLEIDEGVEGSPLVYHDRNFHGLQHHSILH
- a CDS encoding superoxide dismutase — its product is MSLYTLPELGYDYAALEPAISGRIMELHHSKHHQAYVTGANTALAQLAEARETGSLANVNKLQKDLAFNLGGHVNHSIFWTNMSADGGDKPVGELAAAIDDTFGSFEKFQAHFTATALGVQGSGWAILAWDTLGQQPIIVQLYDQQGNLPAGIVPLLMLDVWEHAYYLDYQNVRASYVSAFWNIVDWQNVAARFERARSTTSGLISL
- a CDS encoding MATE family efflux transporter, translated to MPALGALIAEPLFLLADSAMIGHLGAVPLAGLGIASAVLQTIIGLMVFLAYSTTPAVARRLGAGDERGAVASGIDGIWLATGLGVLLTVGGWFAAPWLAGLFGAEPAVTEQAVIYLGISMFGLPAMLLIFAATGLLRGLQDTRTPLYVAGVGFAANIALNFLFIYGLGLGIAGSAIGTVVAQWGMALVYLVVVTGHARRVGAGLLPHHAGVLGGAASGGWLFLRTVSLRAAMLLAVFVATGLGSNELAAFQIAMTLFATLAFALDALAIAAQALVGKGLGSGDTDGVRAVLARCLQWGIGGGAVLGLIVVATSGVLGLAFTSDPDVAALLQPALIVLGLSVPLGGLVFVLDGVLIGAGDARYLALTGILNFAVFVPLALLVQGLAIPDAAGLAWLMAAFVFGYLGARAVTLGLRAAGPRWMVVGTTR